From the Leishmania mexicana MHOM/GT/2001/U1103 complete genome, chromosome 14 genome, the window gcaccaaggccgcattggagaagcggctccaggaatccgaggcacgcgccgtgaagctgactgcgcagctggaggccacggatgctgcgaaggcggctgtggagcaggaccgcgagagcaccaaggccgcattggagaagcggctccaggaatccgaggcacgcgccgtgaagctgactgcccagctggaggccacggatgctgcgaaggcggctgtggagcaggaccgcgagagcaccaaggccgcattggagaagcggctccaggaatccgaggcacgcgccgtgaagctggctgcccagctggaggccacgaatgctgcgaagaccgccgtggagcaggaccgcgagagcaccaaggccgcattggagaagcggctccaggaatccgaggcacgcgccgtgaagctgactgcgcagctggaggccacggatgctgcgaaggcggctgtggagcaggaccgcgagagcaccaaggccacattggagaagcggctccaggaatccgaggcacgcgccgtgaagctgactgcccagctggaggccacggatgctgcgaagaccgccgtggagcaggaccgcgagagcaccaaggccgcattggagaagcggctccaggaatccgaggcacgcgccgtgaagctggctgcccagctggaggccacgaatgctgcgaagaccgccgtggagcaggaccgcgagagcaccaaggccgcattggagaagcggctccaggaatccgaggcacgcgccgtgaagctggctgcccagctggaggccacggatgctgcgaagaccgccgtggagcaggaccgcgagagcaccaaggccacattggagaagcggcttcaggaatccgaggcacgcgccgcgaagctgactgcccagctggaggccacggatgctgcgaagaccgccgtggagcaggaccgcgagagcaccaaggccgcattggagaagcggcatcAGGAATctgaggcacgcgccgcgaagctggctgcccagctggaggccacgaatgctgcgaagaccgccgtggagcaggaccgcgagagcaccaaggccgcattggagaagcggcatcAGGAATctgaggcacgcgccgcgaagctggctgcccagctggaggccacgaatgctgcgaagaccgccgtggagcaggaccgcgagagcaccaaggccgcattggagaagcggctccaggaatccgaggcacgcgccgcgaagctggctgcccagctggaggccacggatgctgcgaagaccgccgtggagcaggaccgcgagagcaccaaggccacattggagaagcggcttcaggaatccgaggcacgcgccgcaaagctgactgcccagctggaggccacggatgctgcgaaggcggctgtggagcaggaccgcgagagcaccaaggccgcattggagaagcggcttcaggaatccgaggcacgcgccgcgaagctgactgcccagctggaggccacggatgctgcgaaggcggctgtggagcaggaccgcgagagcaccaaggccgcattggagaagcggcttcaggaatccgaggcacgcgccgcggagctgactgcccagctggaggccacggatgctgcgaaggcggctgtggagcaggaccgcgagagcaccaaggccacattggagaagcggctccaggaatccgaggcacgcgccgcgaagctggctgcccagctggaggccacggatgctgcgaagaccgccgtggagcaggaccgcgagagcaccaaggccacattggagaagcggctccaggaatccgaggcacgcgccgcgaagctgactgcccagctggaggccacggatgctgcgaaggcggctgtggagcaggaccgcgagagcaccaaggccgcattggagaagcggcatcAGGAATctgaggcacgcgccgcgaagctggctgcccagctggaggccacgaatgctgcgaagaccgccgtggagcaggaccgcgagagcaccaaggccgcattggagaagcggcatcAGGAATctgaggcacgcgccgcgaagctggctgcccagctggaggccacgaatgctgcgaagaccgccgtggagcaggaccgcgagagcaccaaggccgcattggagaagcggctccaggaatccgaggcacgcgccgcaaagctggctgcccagctggaggccacggatgctgcgaagaccgccgtggagcaggaccgcgagagcaccaaggccacattggagaagcggcttcaggaatccgaggcacgcgccgcaaagctgactgcccagctggaggccacggatgctgcgaaggcggctgtggagcaggaccgcgagagcaccaaggccacattggagaagcggctccaggaatccgaggcacgcgccgcgaagctggctgcccagctggaggccacggatgctgcgaaggcggctgtggagcaggaccgcgagagcaccaaggccgcattggagaagcggctccaggaatccgaggcacgcgccgcaaagctgactgcccagctggaggccacggatgctgcgaaggcggctgtggagcaggaccgcgagagcaccaaggccgcattggagaagcggctccaggaatccgaggcacgcgccgcgaagctgactgcccagctggaggccacggatgctgcgaaggcggctgtggagcaggaccgcgagagcaccaaggccgcattggagaagcggctccaggaatccgaggcacgcgccgcaaagctgactgcccagctggaggccacggatgctgcgaagaccgccgtggagcaggaccgcgagagcaccaaggccacattggagaagcggctccaggaatccgaggcacgcgctgtgaagctggctgcccagctggaggccacggatgctgcaaagaccgccgtggagcaggaccgcgagagcaccaaggccacattggagaagcggcttcaggaatccgaggcacgcgccgcgaagctgactgcccagctggaggccatggatgctgcgaaggcggctgtggaaaaggagggggaaagCTCGCTGGCATGGatggaggagaagctgcggGGCTCTGAGGCTCGTGCTGCGGAACTGGCTGCCCGCCTAAAGGCtagtgctgctgcgaagacgtcggtggagcaggaccgcgcGAAGATGAAGGTGCTGTTCGAAGAGGAATTATGTGATGCGAAGGCGAAGTTGGCATTGGTGGAGGGATCGTTGGCGGAAACCAAGTTGGAGTTCAAAGGTCGTGTCGAGGAGCTGGAAGGGGAGTGCGAGAAGCTGAGAAATGATAAGTCGAGGTATGCGAAGATGGTCCAGTCGCTGGAGTATCAGACGCGTATTGATGAGGCGCGGCTTAAGGCGCGTCGTGATGCGGTGCATCGGAAGGAGTGAGGCAAGGATGGTGTCGCAGGGAGTTCGTTGGCGTCGGTGTGGTGGGGAGGTGTTCTGCTGTGTCGCCGGCGTTCGTGTCATGTTTTCGCGGCGCGGTTctgctgttttttttcttttttttcttattATTATATTTCGGAATATTATTCGAGATAACGTCCGCGGACTGACATCCTGCGCGCGGTCGTGACGGGAGTTGCGcatcgcgcgtgcgcggtgtACAGTACCGCCCGAGGTTGTTGTCATGTTTTCGATTGCGAATCAATGTTGCTGGTGGGCTTTGCAGCACGTTCATCGAGATGCttttctccccccctcccaaaggcacacacacacacacccaagGTGCACCCTCTTCGTccacgtgtgtgtgatgaACGGGGGTGCTCAGCCTCCCTTCTCGGCGCTACCATTCGCACAACGTCACGCGAAGTAGGAACGTCGTTGGCTGTCCGTTGAGCGCGAGCTTTCCCCGCAAGCTCACGCGCAAGCTATTCTTGTGGCATCGAGGGGTCGCACACGTGGGGTGATCTTCGGGCGAGGTGATTGGTTCGAGCCCACGTATGGTGTTGCCAACCTGCTGTACGtttggtggtgctggcgctaCGTTGGCGTCGAGGTTGGACATCGAGTGTCGAGTCTAGCTGCGTTGGTCTTCCCGCTCTTCCTGTTTTTTGGAAGTACATGACTGCCACTTTTAATCCGGTTCTACattgtctctctcgctctggccgtcaccacctcccctcctctcccctcccctcccctccacacacacacacacgtcggCGTGCCTGGGCGGCACCCTTCCTGTGTCTGTGCTCGCATGTTGCttgcgccacggcggcatTGGTGCGTTGTATTTCGGTACGGCCCGGATCACTTTTCCGCTGCGCCTGACAACATGCATGCGCCGACACACGTGTGCAACTACCATCTCTGAGTCTGTCCAACCAGATCTTTGtttggtggtgatggtgatggtggtggcaaCACGAAGCCAAAAGAGGATTTCTCGGCACGCAACCTTGTTCAGTGCACGCGCAAAGGTCATCCTgcggcacacacgtgcatcGAAAGACggtggcagctgcgacaGCAGTGTCGTCCCGTGACTGCTGAGAACCCAGAGAGTCCGACCTGGTCGCACCCAGAtagccccctccccctttgctttcctttcttccccatcacgcacacgcacacgcacacactgaGGCAGATAGACAGCGACCCTTTCCCAGACACATCACACGCATAGATACAAGgaaacgcgcgcacacctgcgCACCTTCACAGAATTTCACGACAACACGGAGAAAAAACAACACAGCACCACGAACCCATCGACCGTCGCGGAGCTCTATCACTATTCTGCCCGCTTCTCTACCGCATCttcgtgcgtgcctgcgttTGCCTTGGCCCCGTTCGACGTCTCCACCGTTGGCACTACCTTTTTCTTCACCGCCACTCCGTCTCCTACGCGCCGTTGCAGCCTTTTTCGTGCATTCGGCTCTCGGCGTGTACAGCGTACCAGATCGGCAGCATCCCCTCCGCCGTTGCTCGCTCATTACTCAGCCGCGCTCTCTGCGGCGTTTCTCGGTGCGAGGTAACGTGTATATTACTTGTATCCCTGCGGCACTCCCACCGCTCCCGCGTATCTCCTCAGTTTCCCTCCCGGCACGTTAGCCGCTTATCACGGCGTGCTTACATGCGCCGAGGCTCCCTCCACCGGTCCTGCCCCTGTCTGGCTCGATAGTAGCGGTTTCGAGCGacgcgctgcctcggcaCGTTTGTGCGTGCAACAGCTTCTCCATGTCGTTTTCTCCTCAATCACCTTCGCGGCGCGCACCATCCCGCCCCAATGTACGGAGTTCTACCctcagcaccagcagcagcaccgctgtgTTGCCACCCGTCACCTCGTCCGACTCCATCAAGGTGTCCGTGCGCGCTCGCCCCTTCAACACAAGGGAGCGCTCCGCCGATCCCACGTCATCCCTGTGCTGCCTCCAGATGGATACCGTCGGTGGCACCGTGCGcctcctttcctccctcagcaccgccttgTCCTCTGTCGACAGCGTCCGTGGCGGTGCCCGTTCCGGCCTGGGTAGCTCGCACATGAGCAACGGTACGGTTTTCCAGTTCGATCACGTGTTCCCGTCTCTGGAGACGCCGGACGCGTGTGGCGCGACCCCTGCGACGCAGGCAGACGTGTTCCGGACGATCGGGTACccgctggtgcagcacgcGTTCGACGGGTTCAACTCGTGCCTGTTTGCGTACGGGCAGACGGGGAGCGGGAAGACGTACACGATGATGGGTGCGGACGTGAGCGCGCTTAGCGgtgagggcagcggcgtgaCGCCGCGGATCTGCCTGGAGATCTTTGCGCGGAAGGCGAGCGTGGAGGCACAGGGGCACTCGCGGTGGATTGTGGAGCTCGGGTACGTGGAGGTGTACAACGAGCGCGTGTCGGACCTGCTTGGGAAGCGGAAGAAGGGCGCgaagggcggcagcgaggaggtgtACGTGGACGTGCGCGAGCACCCGAGCCGCGGCGTGTTCCTGGAGGGGCAACGGCTGGTGGAGGTTGGGAGCCTGGACGATGTTGTGCGGCTGATCGAGGCCGGCAACAGCGTGCGGCACACGGCCTCGACGAAGATGAACGACCGGAGCAGCCGGAGCCACGCGATCatcatgctgctgctgcgcgaggagcggacgatgacgacgaagGGCGGAGAGACGATCCGTACTGCCGGCAAGAGCAGCCGCATGAACCTTGTGGACCTTGCGGGGTCTGAGCGCGTGGCGCAGTCGCAGGTGGAGGGACAGCAGTTCAAGGAGGCGACGCACATCAACCTGTCGCTGACGACGCTCGGGCGTGTGATCGACGTGCTCGCGGACATGGCAACGAAGGGCGCGAAAGCGCAGTACAGCGTTCCGCCGTTCCGCGACTCGAAGCTGACGTTCATCCTGAAGGACTCGCTTGGCGGGAACTCGAAGACGTTCATGGTTGCGACTGTGAGCCCGAGCGCGCTGAACtacgaggagacgctgagCACGCTGCGGTAcgcgtcgcgcgcgcgcgacatTGTGAACGTTGCGCAGGTGAACGAGgacccgcgcgcgcggcggatccgcgagctggaggagcagatgGAGGACATGCGGCAGGCGATGGCTGGCGGCGACCCCGCGTACGTGTCTGAGCTGAAGAAGAagcttgtgctgctggagtcggaggcgcagaagcgcGCGGCGGacctgcaggcgctggagcgggagcgggagCACAACCAGgtgcaggagcggctgctgcgcgccacggaggcggagaagagcgagctGGAGTCgcgtgcggctgcgctgcagaaggagaTGGCCGCGACGCGACGGCAGGCGGACAAGATGCAGGCGCTAAACCTGCGGctgaaggaggagcaggcgcgcaAGGAGCGagagctgctgaaggagatggcgaagaaggacgccgctgtcgcagagcagcaccgactTGTGGCTGAGAAAGAGTTGATGCTGCAACAGATGGTCAACGACCTGGACAAGGAGCGCAAGTCACACGAGTGTGTGATGGCGTCTTTGCAAGCCCATCAGGAACGCCTCATGGAGGCGCTTGAGGACAAGCAGCAGTCCGATGCACAACGGCTTGCCCTGACGGCAGAAAAACAGAAGCTGCAGGTTGAGTTGAcggagcagcaacagcagcagtctTCCTACATAGCGCGTCTTATCGAGCAGCTGAAGCGCACGGAATACGAATTTGTGCACAGAGAACACATCCACGCCCTCCTCACGNNNNNNNNNNNNNNNNNNNNNNNNNNNNNNNNNNNNNNNNNNNNNNNNNNNNNNNNNNNNNNNNNNNNNNNNNNNNNNNNNNNNNNNNNNNNNNNNNNNgaccaaggcgcacagcagctggagaaggcacatgcaaagctggagaagtcgcacgtcacgctgacggagtcgagcgcggcgctggagcagcaggtggcggagtggaagACCCGCGCCGGGAGCCTGGAcgctgagcgcggcgccgtgtcggagcgccttgtgcggctggagggcgagcacgcggagctgaccaaggcgcacaagcagctggagaaggcacatgcaaagctggagaagtcgcacgtcacgctgacggagtcgagcgcggcgctggagcagcaggtggcggagtggaagACCCGCGCCGGGAGCCTGGAcgctgagcgcggcgccgtgtcggagcgccttgtgcggctggagggcgagcacgcggagctgaccaaggcgcacaagcagctggagggcgggcacgcggagctgaccaaggcacacaagcagctggagggcgggcacgcggagctgaccaaggcgcacaagcagctggagggcgagcacgcggagctgaccaaggcacacaagcagctggagggcgagcacgcggagctgaccaaggcgcacaagcagctggagaaggcacaTGGCAAGCTGGAGAAGTCGCACGCcacgctgacggagtcgagcgcggcgctggagcagcaggtggcggagtggaagACCCGCGCCGGGAGCCTGGccgctgagcgcggcgccgtgtcggagcgccttgtgcggctggagggcgagcacgcggagctgaccaaggcgcacaagcagctggagggcgggcacgcggagctgaccaaggcgcacaagcagctggagggcgagcacgcggagctgaccaaggcgcacaagcagctggagggcgagcaggcggagctgaccaaggcgcacaagcagctggagggcgagcacgcggagctgaccaaggcacacaagcagctggagggcgggcacgcggagctgaccaaggcgcacaagcagctggagggcgagcacacggagctgaccaaggcgcacaagcagctggagggcgagcacacggagctgaccaaggcgcacaagcagctggaaggtgggcacgcggagctgaccaaggcgcacaagcagctggagggcgagcacgcggagctgaccaaggcacacaagcagctggagggcgagcacgcggagctgaccaaggcacacaagcagctggacggcgggcacgcggagctgaccaaggcgcacaagcagctggagggcgagcacacggagctgaccaaggcgcacaagcagctggagggtgggcacgcggagctgaccaaggcgcacaagcagctggagggcgagcacgcggagctgaccaaggcgcacaagcagctggagggcgagcacgcggagctgaccaaggcacacaagcagctggagggcgggcacgcagagctgaccaaggcgcacaagcagctggagggcggacacgcggagctgaccatggcgcacaagcagctggagggcgagcacacggagctgaccaaggcgcacaagcagctggagggcgggcacacggagctgaccaaggcgcacaagcagctggagggcgagcacgcggagctgaccaaggcacacaagcagctggagggcgggcacgcggagctgaccaaggcgcacaagcagctggagggcgagcaggcggagctgaccaaggcgcacaagcagctggagggcaagcacgcggagctgaccaaggcacacaagcagctggagggcgggcacgcggagctgaccaaggcgcacaagcagctggagggcgagcacacggagctgaccaaggcgcacaagcagctggagggcgagcacgcggagctgaccaaggcacacaagcagctggacggcgggcacgcggagctgaccaaggcgcacaagcagctggagggcgagcacacggagctgaccaaggcgcacaagcagctggagggcgagcacgcggagctgaccaaggcgcacaagcagctggagggcgggcacgcggagctgaccaaggcgcacaagcagctggagggcgagcacgcggagctgaccaaggcgcacaagcagctggagggcgagcaggcggagctgaccaaggcgcacaagcagctggagggcgagcacgcggagctgaccaaggcacacaagcagctggagggcgggcacgcggagctgaccaaggcgcacaagcagctggagggcgagcacacggagctgaccaaggcgcacaagcagctggagggcgagcacacggagctgaccaaggcgcacaagcagctggaaggtgggcacgcggagctgaccaaggcgcacaagcagctggagggcgagcacgcggagctgaccaaggcacacaagcagctggagggcgagcacgcggagctgaccaaggcacacaagcagctggacggcgggcacgcggagctgaccaaggcgcacaagcagctggagggcgagcacgcggagctgaccaaggcacacaagcagctggagggcgggcacgcggagctgaccaaggcgcacaagcagctggagggcgagcacgcggagctgaccaaggcgcacaagcagctggacggcgggcacgcggagctgaccaaggcgcacaagcagctggagggcgagcacacggagctgaccaaggcgcacaagcagctggagggtgggcacgcggagctgaccaaggcgcacaagcagctggagggcgagcacgcggagctgaccaaggcacacaagcagctggagggcgggcacgcggagctgaccaaggcgcacaagcagctggagggcgagcacacggagctgaccaaggcgcacaagcagctggagggcgagcacgcggagctgaccaaggcacacaagcagctggagggcgggcacgcagagctgaccaaggcgcacaagcagctggagggcggacacgcggagctgaccatggcgcacaagcagctggagggcgagcacacggagctgaccaaggcgcacaagcagctggagggcgggcacacggagctgaccaaggcgcacaagcagctggagggcgagcacgcggagctgaccaaggcacacaagcagctggagggcgggcacgcggagctgaccaaggcgcacaagcagctggagggcgagcacgcggagctgaccaaggcacacaagcagctggagggcgggcacgcagagctgaccaaggcgcacaagcagctggagggcggacacgcggagctgaccatggcgcacaagcagctggagggcgagcacacggagctgaccaaggcgcacaagcagctggagggtGGGCAagcggagctgaccaaggcgcacaagcagctggagggcgggcacgcggagctgaccaaggcgcacaagcagctggagggcgggcacgcggagctgaccaaggcgcacaagcagctggagggcgggcttgcggagctgaccaaggcgcacaagcagctggagaagtcgcacgccacgctgacagagtcgagcgcggcgctggagcagcaggtggtgGAGTGGAAGACCCGCGCCGGGAGCCTGGccgctgagcgcggcgccgtgtcggagcgccttgtgcggctggagggcgagcacgcggagctgaccaaggcgcacaagcagctggagggcgagcacgcggagctgaccaaggcgcacaagcagctggagaaggcacatgcaaagctggagaagtcgcacgtcacgctgacggagtcgagcgcggcgctggagcagcaggtggcggagtggaagACCCGCGCCGGGAGCCTGGAcgctgagcgcggcgccgtgtcggagcgccttgtgcggctggagggcgagcacgcggagctgaccaaggcgcacaagcagctggagggcgagcacgcggagctgaccaaggcacacaagcagctggagaaggcacatgcaaagctggagaagtcgcacgtcacgctgacggagtcgagcgcggcgctggagcagcaggtggcggagtggaagACCCGCGCCGGGAGCCTGGccgctgagcgcggcgccgtgtcggagcgccttgtgcggctggagggcgagcacgcggagctgaccaaggcgcacaagcagctggagggcgagcacacggagctgaccaaggcacacaagcagctggagaaggcacatgcaaagctggagaagtcgcacgccacgctgacggagtcgagcgcggcgctggagcagcaggtggcggagtggaagACCC encodes:
- a CDS encoding putative kinesin K39, translated to MSFSPQSPSRRAPSRPNVRSSTLSTSSSTAVLPPVTSSDSIKVSVRARPFNTRERSADPTSSLCCLQMDTVGGTVRLLSSLSTALSSVDSVRGGARSGLGSSHMSNGTVFQFDHVFPSLETPDACGATPATQADVFRTIGYPLVQHAFDGFNSCLFAYGQTGSGKTYTMMGADVSALSGEGSGVTPRICLEIFARKASVEAQGHSRWIVELGYVEVYNERVSDLLGKRKKGAKGGSEEVYVDVREHPSRGVFLEGQRLVEVGSLDDVVRLIEAGNSVRHTASTKMNDRSSRSHAIIMLLLREERTMTTKGGETIRTAGKSSRMNLVDLAGSERVAQSQVEGQQFKEATHINLSLTTLGRVIDVLADMATKGAKAQYSVPPFRDSKLTFILKDSLGGNSKTFMVATVSPSALNYEETLSTLRYASRARDIVNVAQVNEDPRARRIRELEEQMEDMRQAMAGGDPAYVSELKKKLVLLESEAQKRAADLQALEREREHNQVQERLLRATEAEKSELESRAAALQKEMAATRRQADKMQALNLRLKEEQARKERELLKEMAKKDAAVAEQHRLVAEKELMLQQMVNDLDKERKSHECVMASLQAHQERLMEALEDKQQSDAQRLALTAEKQKLQVELTEQQQQQSSYIARLIEQLKRTEYEFVHREHIHALLTDQGAQQLEKAHAKLEKSHVTLTESSAALEQQVAEWKTRAGSLDAERGAVSERLVRLEGEHAELTKAHKQLEKAHAKLEKSHVTLTESSAALEQQVAEWKTRAGSLDAERGAVSERLVRLEGEHAELTKAHKQLEGGHAELTKAHKQLEGGHAELTKAHKQLEGEHAELTKAHKQLEGEHAELTKAHKQLEKAHGKLEKSHATLTESSAALEQQVAEWKTRAGSLAAERGAVSERLVRLEGEHAELTKAHKQLEGGHAELTKAHKQLEGEHAELTKAHKQLEGEQAELTKAHKQLEGEHAELTKAHKQLEGGHAELTKAHKQLEGEHTELTKAHKQLEGEHTELTKAHKQLEGGHAELTKAHKQLEGEHAELTKAHKQLEGEHAELTKAHKQLDGGHAELTKAHKQLEGEHTELTKAHKQLEGGHAELTKAHKQLEGEHAELTKAHKQLEGEHAELTKAHKQLEGGHAELTKAHKQLEGGHAELTMAHKQLEGEHTELTKAHKQLEGGHTELTKAHKQLEGEHAELTKAHKQLEGGHAELTKAHKQLEGEQAELTKAHKQLEGKHAELTKAHKQLEGGHAELTKAHKQLEGEHTELTKAHKQLEGEHAELTKAHKQLDGGHAELTKAHKQLEGEHTELTKAHKQLEGEHAELTKAHKQLEGGHAELTKAHKQLEGEHAELTKAHKQLEGEQAELTKAHKQLEGEHAELTKAHKQLEGGHAELTKAHKQLEGEHTELTKAHKQLEGEHTELTKAHKQLEGGHAELTKAHKQLEGEHAELTKAHKQLEGEHAELTKAHKQLDGGHAELTKAHKQLEGEHAELTKAHKQLEGGHAELTKAHKQLEGEHAELTKAHKQLDGGHAELTKAHKQLEGEHTELTKAHKQLEGGHAELTKAHKQLEGEHAELTKAHKQLEGGHAELTKAHKQLEGEHTELTKAHKQLEGEHAELTKAHKQLEGGHAELTKAHKQLEGGHAELTMAHKQLEGEHTELTKAHKQLEGGHTELTKAHKQLEGEHAELTKAHKQLEGGHAELTKAHKQLEGEHAELTKAHKQLEGGHAELTKAHKQLEGGHAELTMAHKQLEGEHTELTKAHKQLEGGQAELTKAHKQLEGGHAELTKAHKQLEGGHAELTKAHKQLEGGLAELTKAHKQLEKSHATLTESSAALEQQVVEWKTRAGSLAAERGAVSERLVRLEGEHAELTKAHKQLEGEHAELTKAHKQLEKAHAKLEKSHVTLTESSAALEQQVAEWKTRAGSLDAERGAVSERLVRLEGEHAELTKAHKQLEGEHAELTKAHKQLEKAHAKLEKSHVTLTESSAALEQQVAEWKTRAGSLAAERGAVSERLVRLEGEHAELTKAHKQLEGEHTELTKAHKQLEKAHAKLEKSHATLTESSAALEQQVAEWKTRAGSLAAERGAVSERLVRLEGEHAELTKAHKQLEGEHAELTKAHKQLEVEHAELTKAHKQLEGEHTELTKAHKQLEKAHAKLEKSHATLTESSAALEQQVAEWKTRAGSLDAERGAVSERLVRLEGEHAELTKAHKQLEKAHAKLEKSHVTLTESSAALEQQVAEWKTRAGSLDAERGAVSERLVRLEGEHAELTKAHKQRTCKAGEVARHADGVERGAGAAGGGVEDPRREPGR